In Oreochromis aureus strain Israel breed Guangdong linkage group 15, ZZ_aureus, whole genome shotgun sequence, a single genomic region encodes these proteins:
- the LOC120433253 gene encoding uncharacterized protein LOC120433253 codes for MAAFTWIQMSSLLILMLQFKGTTEQHQTVQTVTAGRGHDVTLPCKNVIQGQHNCSSTTWIFSDSSSSVSLFELGQIKEAKRKSDRLSLSADCSLVIKKVTDQDVGHYTCRQFKTATGSQEGPDFVIDLSVINKPATTKSTTVEFTTKTSLRRESTTSTPLEETSNNPSADSGKDSEMTTSTTMKSITRKSTTEPTIKPTLKITNIWTTKEEVKTSEGTLTTNIQPQVQSGFIVIPVCLAALLIIVVVIIRWKKTKVNKAQQSDNMQLSLNPPDTESGPGTNQETADADDGVSYASISFTKKDKARACGDDDDTVTYSTMKGSSSPAGLSTDPSDLYSTINKPKK; via the exons atGGCTGCATTCACATGGATTCAAATGTCTTCATTACTGATACTGATGCTTCAGTTTAAAG GAACAACTGAGCAACATCAAACTGTTCAAACTGTCACAGCTGGACGTGGACATGATGTTACTCTGCCTTGTAAAAATGTGATACAAGGTCAGCATAACTGTAGCAGTACTACCTGGATCTTCAGTGATTCAAGCAGCTCAGTATCACTCTTTGAACTTGGGCAGATTAAAGAAGCCAAACGTAAATCAGACAGACTGAGTCTTTCTGCAGACTGTTCTCTGGTTATAAAGAAGGTCACAGATCAGGATGTTGGTCATTACACCTGCAGACAGTTCAAAACAGCAACAGGATCACAAGAAGGTCCAGACTTTGTGATTGATCTGTCTGTTATTAACA AGCCGGcaacaacaaaatcaacaaCAGTGGAGTTTACCACAAAAACATCATTAAGAAGAGAATCCACAACATCAACACCGTTAGAAGAGACATCAAATAATCCATCAGCAG ATTCAGGTAAAGACTCGGAAAtgacaacatcaacaacaatgaAGTCCATCACAAGAAAATCAACAACAGAACCAACAATTAAAccaacattaaaaataacaaacatatggacaacaaaagaagaagtaaaGACATCAGAAGGGACACTGACAACAAATATACAACCCCAGG TTCAGTCAGGGTTTATCGTCATTCCTGTGTGTTTAGCAGCACTCTTAATCATTGTTGTGGTGATCATCAGATGGAAGAAAACTAAAG tAAACAAAGCACAACAGAGCGACAACATG CAACTGAGCTTAAACCCTCCAGACACTGAGTCTGGTCCAGGAACCAATCAGGAGACG GCTGATGCTGATGATGGTGTTTCCTATGCTTCCATCAGTTTCACCAAGAAGGATAAAGCCCGG GcttgtggtgatgatgatgacactGTGACTTATAGCACTATGAAAGGTTCCTCCTCACCTGCTGGACTTTCCACTGATCCCAGTGACCTCTATTCCACCATcaacaaaccaaagaaatag